The following are from one region of the Hydrogenophaga sp. BPS33 genome:
- a CDS encoding phosphatase PAP2 family protein, translating to MSGGTSGGTSGGTSGGTSGGTSGGTGIANATLASDALILSRAAIVGPYIGPVLHAHEPGFDKPANLALWSDGPRVEACFTELVEGLLFKTHNGSKQAMLEFANLQANNIQRKTLVRMRAPTKAQFKKQLDLVAAYADLRADRSMEISAQMAPPVAFWSSVVGLLPHRHKKTLQLLDLAFLLCVHVEMRFKQIFASVRPMVFSPQIQPMIETPGHGSWPSGHATEAFAVAALLEALLNAASPTGTTPNGTESREQLQRLAARIATNRVVAGVHYPVDSAAGRLLGTALAEFLVARATGTRVHERGFDGRLFEGPQGEPLDFSLNQPMDQTSGSAYTRAAASTAVGHAPLLNWLWDEALKEWA from the coding sequence ATGAGCGGTGGAACGAGTGGCGGAACCAGTGGTGGCACAAGTGGTGGCACAAGTGGCGGAACCAGTGGCGGCACGGGTATCGCGAACGCGACCCTTGCGTCCGATGCCCTGATCCTGAGCCGAGCGGCCATCGTCGGCCCGTACATCGGCCCGGTGCTGCACGCCCACGAGCCGGGCTTCGACAAGCCCGCCAACCTCGCGCTGTGGAGCGATGGGCCACGCGTGGAGGCGTGTTTCACCGAACTGGTGGAAGGCCTGCTGTTCAAGACCCACAACGGCAGCAAGCAGGCGATGCTGGAATTCGCCAACCTGCAGGCCAACAACATCCAGCGCAAGACCCTCGTGCGCATGCGGGCGCCCACCAAGGCACAGTTCAAGAAACAGCTCGACCTGGTGGCCGCCTACGCCGACCTGCGGGCCGACCGCTCGATGGAGATCAGCGCGCAGATGGCGCCGCCGGTGGCGTTCTGGTCGTCGGTGGTCGGCTTGCTGCCGCACCGGCACAAGAAGACCTTGCAGCTCCTGGACCTGGCGTTCCTGCTGTGCGTGCATGTGGAAATGCGCTTCAAGCAGATCTTCGCCAGCGTCCGCCCGATGGTGTTCTCGCCCCAGATCCAGCCCATGATCGAGACGCCCGGCCATGGCAGTTGGCCCAGCGGCCACGCCACCGAAGCGTTCGCCGTCGCGGCCCTTCTGGAGGCCTTGCTCAACGCGGCCTCGCCCACGGGCACCACGCCCAACGGCACCGAGAGCCGCGAACAACTGCAGCGCCTGGCCGCGCGCATCGCCACCAACCGCGTGGTGGCCGGCGTGCACTATCCGGTCGACAGCGCCGCCGGGCGCCTGCTGGGCACCGCCCTGGCCGAGTTCCTGGTGGCCCGCGCCACCGGTACCCGCGTGCACGAGCGCGGTTTCGATGGCCGCCTGTTCGAAGGCCCGCAGGGCGAGCCGCTGGACTTCAGCCTGAACCAGCCGATGGACCAGACCAGCGGCAGCGCCTACACGCGCGCGGCCGCCAGCACCGCGGTGGGCCACGCGCCCTTGCTGAATTGGCTGTGGGACGAAGCGCTCAAGGAATGGGCGTGA